The following proteins are co-located in the Hippoglossus stenolepis isolate QCI-W04-F060 chromosome 23, HSTE1.2, whole genome shotgun sequence genome:
- the LOC118102935 gene encoding Fc receptor-like protein 5 isoform X3 translates to MLLISSLCCSTNQAVVTLSPSSSQFFRGTSVSFSCEDDHSSAGWTLRRNTITGNRKECEDWGRQVASSCVIEALVSSDTGVYWCESTEGGASNYVNITVTDGPVILQSPVLPVEAGENVTLLCKTKTPSFNLSADFYKDGTFVRTTPTGHMTIHLVSKSDEGAYKCDIRGRGESPPAWLFVTGEVKGGAVLFEPSLTMLVIILIVVSSPYVVSTLLLVSIVRQRPTEKAPPVSLTTPPPGEDEEGLEYEDVVADVTTEHRF, encoded by the exons TGCTGATCTCATCGCTCTGCTGCAGCACGAACCAAG CTGTAGTGACGCTGAGTCCCAGCAGCTCTCAGTTCTTCAGAGGGACGTCCGTCTCTTTTAGCTGTGAGGACGACCACAGCTCGGCTGGATGGACGCTGAGGAGGAACACGATCACAGGCAACAGGAAGGAGTGTGAAGACTGGGGGCGACAAGTTGCTTCTTCCTGTGTCATCGAAGCTCTCGTCTCATCAGACACTGGAGTTTACTGGTGTGAGTCCACAGAGGGAGGAGCAAGTAACTACGTCAACATCACTGTGACTG ATGGTCCAGTGATCCTGCAGAGTCCCGTCCTCCCGGTGGAGGCAGGAGAGAACGTCACTCTGCTCTGTAAAACTAAGACGCCGTCCTTCAACCTCTCGGCTGATTTCTATAAAGATGGCACTTTTGTCAGGACGACGCccacaggtcacatgaccatCCACCTTGTCTCCAAGTCTGATGAAGGAGCCTACAAGTGTGACATCAGAGGCCGGGGAGAGTCTCCACCCGCCTGGCTGTTTGTCACAggtgaggtcaaag GTGGAGCCGTCCTCTTCGAACCCTCCCTCACCATGTtagtcatcatcctcatcgtGGTCAGCTCGCCATACGTCGTCTCCACGCTGCTCCTGGTGTCCATTGTCCGACAGAGGCCCACAG AAAAGGCCCCGCCTGTTTCCCTGACAACGCCCCCACCTGGCGAGGACGAGGAAGGATTGGAGTACGAAGATGTTGTCGCTGACGTCACCACCGAGCATCGCTTCTAA
- the LOC118102935 gene encoding Fc receptor-like protein 5 isoform X1 — protein MGQTCEVKLLLLISSLCCSTNQAVVTLSPSSSQFFRGTSVSFSCEDDHSSAGWTLRRNTITGNRKECEDWGRQVASSCVIEALVSSDTGVYWCESTEGGASNYVNITVTDGPVILQSPVLPVEAGENVTLLCKTKTPSFNLSADFYKDGTFVRTTPTGHMTIHLVSKSDEGAYKCDIRGRGESPPAWLFVTGEVKGGAVLFEPSLTMLVIILIVVSSPYVVSTLLLVSIVRQRPTEKAPPVSLTTPPPGEDEEGLEYEDVVADVTTEHRF, from the exons ATGGGTCAAACATGTGAGGTGAAGCTGCTCT TGCTGATCTCATCGCTCTGCTGCAGCACGAACCAAG CTGTAGTGACGCTGAGTCCCAGCAGCTCTCAGTTCTTCAGAGGGACGTCCGTCTCTTTTAGCTGTGAGGACGACCACAGCTCGGCTGGATGGACGCTGAGGAGGAACACGATCACAGGCAACAGGAAGGAGTGTGAAGACTGGGGGCGACAAGTTGCTTCTTCCTGTGTCATCGAAGCTCTCGTCTCATCAGACACTGGAGTTTACTGGTGTGAGTCCACAGAGGGAGGAGCAAGTAACTACGTCAACATCACTGTGACTG ATGGTCCAGTGATCCTGCAGAGTCCCGTCCTCCCGGTGGAGGCAGGAGAGAACGTCACTCTGCTCTGTAAAACTAAGACGCCGTCCTTCAACCTCTCGGCTGATTTCTATAAAGATGGCACTTTTGTCAGGACGACGCccacaggtcacatgaccatCCACCTTGTCTCCAAGTCTGATGAAGGAGCCTACAAGTGTGACATCAGAGGCCGGGGAGAGTCTCCACCCGCCTGGCTGTTTGTCACAggtgaggtcaaag GTGGAGCCGTCCTCTTCGAACCCTCCCTCACCATGTtagtcatcatcctcatcgtGGTCAGCTCGCCATACGTCGTCTCCACGCTGCTCCTGGTGTCCATTGTCCGACAGAGGCCCACAG AAAAGGCCCCGCCTGTTTCCCTGACAACGCCCCCACCTGGCGAGGACGAGGAAGGATTGGAGTACGAAGATGTTGTCGCTGACGTCACCACCGAGCATCGCTTCTAA
- the LOC118102935 gene encoding Fc receptor-like protein 5 isoform X4, giving the protein MGQTCEVKLLSVVTLSPSSSQFFRGTSVSFSCEDDHSSAGWTLRRNTITGNRKECEDWGRQVASSCVIEALVSSDTGVYWCESTEGGASNYVNITVTDGPVILQSPVLPVEAGENVTLLCKTKTPSFNLSADFYKDGTFVRTTPTGHMTIHLVSKSDEGAYKCDIRGRGESPPAWLFVTGEVKGGAVLFEPSLTMLVIILIVVSSPYVVSTLLLVSIVRQRPTEKAPPVSLTTPPPGEDEEGLEYEDVVADVTTEHRF; this is encoded by the exons ATGGGTCAAACATGTGAGGTGAAGCTGCTCT CTGTAGTGACGCTGAGTCCCAGCAGCTCTCAGTTCTTCAGAGGGACGTCCGTCTCTTTTAGCTGTGAGGACGACCACAGCTCGGCTGGATGGACGCTGAGGAGGAACACGATCACAGGCAACAGGAAGGAGTGTGAAGACTGGGGGCGACAAGTTGCTTCTTCCTGTGTCATCGAAGCTCTCGTCTCATCAGACACTGGAGTTTACTGGTGTGAGTCCACAGAGGGAGGAGCAAGTAACTACGTCAACATCACTGTGACTG ATGGTCCAGTGATCCTGCAGAGTCCCGTCCTCCCGGTGGAGGCAGGAGAGAACGTCACTCTGCTCTGTAAAACTAAGACGCCGTCCTTCAACCTCTCGGCTGATTTCTATAAAGATGGCACTTTTGTCAGGACGACGCccacaggtcacatgaccatCCACCTTGTCTCCAAGTCTGATGAAGGAGCCTACAAGTGTGACATCAGAGGCCGGGGAGAGTCTCCACCCGCCTGGCTGTTTGTCACAggtgaggtcaaag GTGGAGCCGTCCTCTTCGAACCCTCCCTCACCATGTtagtcatcatcctcatcgtGGTCAGCTCGCCATACGTCGTCTCCACGCTGCTCCTGGTGTCCATTGTCCGACAGAGGCCCACAG AAAAGGCCCCGCCTGTTTCCCTGACAACGCCCCCACCTGGCGAGGACGAGGAAGGATTGGAGTACGAAGATGTTGTCGCTGACGTCACCACCGAGCATCGCTTCTAA
- the LOC118102935 gene encoding Fc receptor-like protein 5 isoform X5, which produces MSVVTLSPSSSQFFRGTSVSFSCEDDHSSAGWTLRRNTITGNRKECEDWGRQVASSCVIEALVSSDTGVYWCESTEGGASNYVNITVTDGPVILQSPVLPVEAGENVTLLCKTKTPSFNLSADFYKDGTFVRTTPTGHMTIHLVSKSDEGAYKCDIRGRGESPPAWLFVTGEVKGGAVLFEPSLTMLVIILIVVSSPYVVSTLLLVSIVRQRPTEKAPPVSLTTPPPGEDEEGLEYEDVVADVTTEHRF; this is translated from the exons CTGTAGTGACGCTGAGTCCCAGCAGCTCTCAGTTCTTCAGAGGGACGTCCGTCTCTTTTAGCTGTGAGGACGACCACAGCTCGGCTGGATGGACGCTGAGGAGGAACACGATCACAGGCAACAGGAAGGAGTGTGAAGACTGGGGGCGACAAGTTGCTTCTTCCTGTGTCATCGAAGCTCTCGTCTCATCAGACACTGGAGTTTACTGGTGTGAGTCCACAGAGGGAGGAGCAAGTAACTACGTCAACATCACTGTGACTG ATGGTCCAGTGATCCTGCAGAGTCCCGTCCTCCCGGTGGAGGCAGGAGAGAACGTCACTCTGCTCTGTAAAACTAAGACGCCGTCCTTCAACCTCTCGGCTGATTTCTATAAAGATGGCACTTTTGTCAGGACGACGCccacaggtcacatgaccatCCACCTTGTCTCCAAGTCTGATGAAGGAGCCTACAAGTGTGACATCAGAGGCCGGGGAGAGTCTCCACCCGCCTGGCTGTTTGTCACAggtgaggtcaaag GTGGAGCCGTCCTCTTCGAACCCTCCCTCACCATGTtagtcatcatcctcatcgtGGTCAGCTCGCCATACGTCGTCTCCACGCTGCTCCTGGTGTCCATTGTCCGACAGAGGCCCACAG AAAAGGCCCCGCCTGTTTCCCTGACAACGCCCCCACCTGGCGAGGACGAGGAAGGATTGGAGTACGAAGATGTTGTCGCTGACGTCACCACCGAGCATCGCTTCTAA
- the LOC118102935 gene encoding Fc receptor-like protein 5 isoform X2 — translation MGQTCEVKLLLLISSLCCSTNQAVVTLSPSSSQFFRGTSVSFSCEDDHSSAGWTLRRNTITGNRKECEDWGRQVASSCVIEALVSSDTGVYWCESTEGGASNYVNITVTDGPVILQSPVLPVEAGENVTLLCKTKTPSFNLSADFYKDGTFVRTTPTGHMTIHLVSKSDEGAYKCDIRGRGESPPAWLFVTGGAVLFEPSLTMLVIILIVVSSPYVVSTLLLVSIVRQRPTEKAPPVSLTTPPPGEDEEGLEYEDVVADVTTEHRF, via the exons ATGGGTCAAACATGTGAGGTGAAGCTGCTCT TGCTGATCTCATCGCTCTGCTGCAGCACGAACCAAG CTGTAGTGACGCTGAGTCCCAGCAGCTCTCAGTTCTTCAGAGGGACGTCCGTCTCTTTTAGCTGTGAGGACGACCACAGCTCGGCTGGATGGACGCTGAGGAGGAACACGATCACAGGCAACAGGAAGGAGTGTGAAGACTGGGGGCGACAAGTTGCTTCTTCCTGTGTCATCGAAGCTCTCGTCTCATCAGACACTGGAGTTTACTGGTGTGAGTCCACAGAGGGAGGAGCAAGTAACTACGTCAACATCACTGTGACTG ATGGTCCAGTGATCCTGCAGAGTCCCGTCCTCCCGGTGGAGGCAGGAGAGAACGTCACTCTGCTCTGTAAAACTAAGACGCCGTCCTTCAACCTCTCGGCTGATTTCTATAAAGATGGCACTTTTGTCAGGACGACGCccacaggtcacatgaccatCCACCTTGTCTCCAAGTCTGATGAAGGAGCCTACAAGTGTGACATCAGAGGCCGGGGAGAGTCTCCACCCGCCTGGCTGTTTGTCACAg GTGGAGCCGTCCTCTTCGAACCCTCCCTCACCATGTtagtcatcatcctcatcgtGGTCAGCTCGCCATACGTCGTCTCCACGCTGCTCCTGGTGTCCATTGTCCGACAGAGGCCCACAG AAAAGGCCCCGCCTGTTTCCCTGACAACGCCCCCACCTGGCGAGGACGAGGAAGGATTGGAGTACGAAGATGTTGTCGCTGACGTCACCACCGAGCATCGCTTCTAA